The window TCCGCCGGGATGCAGGGACGGTCGAATGCCGTGATGACTTTTACCACGGGCTGTTAAGGCTGACAGCCGTGGCCGGATGCATCGTCCTGGCCAACTTCTGGCCACCCTGCAGCTACCTCATGCTGCCGCATTATCACGAGATCCGGCGGCGCGACGCCGTCGTCCGGGTCGATCCCGATCTGCAGTACTTCGGAGCCATCTGATGCCGGTCGACTCGAATCCCATCCCGTGGAACCGGCTCTACTGGGCGGTGGGCGGATTCACCCTCGTCCTGATCCTTCTCCTGTATCTCATCAGTTGAGAGCCGAGAGACCGTGGTAAATCTCCTGGCCTTTTCCGCTCCCCGCAACGCAGGAAAGGGCGGCCACGAGGGTCGCCCCGGCACTGCTTTCATTGATCCTGCAACGCCGTGACGGGTCTGGATTGGGCGGTTTTTACCCTCTACGTGGTCCTGATCCTCATGGTGGGCCTGTACCAGAGCCGCAAGAGCTCCGGTATCGAAGGCTATTTCCTGGGAAACCGCAGCCTTTCCTGGGGCCTGATCGGCCTCTCCGTCATGGCCACCCAGGCCAGCGCCATCACCTTCATCGGGACCACGGGCCAGTCCTACGGCTACGGGATGAAATTCGTCCAGGTCTACCTGCCCCAGCCTCTGGTGATGGTGGTTCTCTGCGTCCTGTTCGTCCCCTTTTTCTATCGGCGGAAGATCTACACCGCGTACGAGTTCCTGGAGCAGCGGTTCGACGCACGGACCCGTTCCCTGACCAGCTTCCTGTTCCTGGTCTCCCGCGGCCTGGCCGCCGGGATCGTCCTCTATGCTCCCGCGGTGGTGCTCTCGGTCCTGATGGGCTGGGACGAACGGGTCACGGTGCTGATCATGGGGGCCGTGACCATCCTCTACACCGCGGCCGGCGGGATCACGGCGGTCATCTGGACCGATGTGCTTCAGATGCTGCTCATGTTCGGCGGCATCGGAGCGGCCCTCTTGACCCTCTTCGGAGAGTTGCCCCCGCAGGTGGGGGTCGCCGACGTCTTCTACATCGGCGGCATCGAGGAGATGTGGAAGAGCGTGGACCTGTCGCCGGACCCGCGGGAGACCTATACGCTCTGGTCCGGCCTGGTGGGCGGCTTCTTCCTGGCGCTGGCCTACTTCGGGTGCGACCAGAGCCAGGTTCAGCGGTACCTGACGGCCAAGTCCCTGACCCAGAGCCGCCTGGCCCTCCTCTTCAACGCCTTCCTCAAGGTTCCCATGCAGATCTTCATCCTGGCCATCGGGGTGCTGCTCTTCGTCTTCTACCACTTCGAGCAGCCGCCTCTGATCTTCAATCCGGCGGAGGAGGCCCAGGTGCGGCAGAGCGGAAGGGGCCCGGCCTTCGAAGAGCTGGAAAGGGACTACCGCGATCTGCACTCGCTCCGGCGGGAGGCGACTCTGGACCTGCTTCGCGTTCGCCGGGAAGGTGGTGACCTGGAGTCCGGGCGCGCCCGGATTCGGCAATACCATGACGAGATGGAGGCGTTGCGCGGCCGCTCCAAGGTGTTGGTCGAGACGGTCCAGGGCCGATCCTCCACCGACGTCAACTACGTCTTTCCCTCCTACCTGGTCCAATACGTGCCGGCCGGGATCCTGGGGCTGATGATCGCCGTCATCTTCGCCGCCGCCATGTCCTCGCTGGACTCGGAGCTGACTGCCCTCTCCAGCGCCACGGTCATGGACTTCTACCGCCGCTATCTGGTTCGGGGAGCCTCCACACGGCACTATCTCTGGGCGGCCCGGCTCACCACATTGGCCTGGGGGGTGCTGGCCACGGGGGTGGCGCTCTATGTCGGCCAGCAGGAGGCGTCCCTCCTGGAACTGGTCAACAAGGTGGGCTCGTACTTCTACGGTTCGCTGCTGGGGGTCTTCCTTTTGGCCTTTCTGGCCCCTTGGGCCACCGCCCGCGGTGCGTTCTGGGGCCTGATCCTGGGGATGGTCTCCGTATGGGCGGTCAGCGAGTTCACGTCGCTTTCGTTTCTCTATTACAACGTGGTGGGTTGCTTGACCGTCGTTGCGGCGGCGTTTGTGCTCAAGCGCAGATGATCGCTCGCGGAGTCGATCTCACCCAGCGTGGGATCGACCCAGAAGAACGCTGAGGTTTTCTCCGCGGCTGCTCTTGGAACTCGACGACTGGCGCATCAGGAACCGGTTGGCCGGCAGGTGCGAGTAGACGTGTGGATGGAGCACCTGGTAGGCCTCGGCGTACGAGAGCGACGAGTGAAGCCCCATTCTCCCATTGGTGACCTCGATGCATTTCCGTCCCAGGTC is drawn from Acidobacteriota bacterium and contains these coding sequences:
- a CDS encoding sodium:solute symporter codes for the protein MTGLDWAVFTLYVVLILMVGLYQSRKSSGIEGYFLGNRSLSWGLIGLSVMATQASAITFIGTTGQSYGYGMKFVQVYLPQPLVMVVLCVLFVPFFYRRKIYTAYEFLEQRFDARTRSLTSFLFLVSRGLAAGIVLYAPAVVLSVLMGWDERVTVLIMGAVTILYTAAGGITAVIWTDVLQMLLMFGGIGAALLTLFGELPPQVGVADVFYIGGIEEMWKSVDLSPDPRETYTLWSGLVGGFFLALAYFGCDQSQVQRYLTAKSLTQSRLALLFNAFLKVPMQIFILAIGVLLFVFYHFEQPPLIFNPAEEAQVRQSGRGPAFEELERDYRDLHSLRREATLDLLRVRREGGDLESGRARIRQYHDEMEALRGRSKVLVETVQGRSSTDVNYVFPSYLVQYVPAGILGLMIAVIFAAAMSSLDSELTALSSATVMDFYRRYLVRGASTRHYLWAARLTTLAWGVLATGVALYVGQQEASLLELVNKVGSYFYGSLLGVFLLAFLAPWATARGAFWGLILGMVSVWAVSEFTSLSFLYYNVVGCLTVVAAAFVLKRR